TTTAAATATTGTTTTGGATGCTGGCGATATTGCGAGTTTGAATAATGCTGCCGACCTTTTGCAAAAACAATTAAGAAATAGTTCAACTATGATCACACTCGGTGAACATGGTATTTTTATCAAAACAGGAAAAAAATTCTTCAAAAAAGATGCTTATCTGCGCAATGTGGCCGATGTGTCGGGTGCGGGCGATACAGTGATAAGTATTGCTGCGTTGTGTTTGGCAATTAATGCCGATCCGCAATTGACGGCGGGCATTGCGAATATTGCTGGGGGATTGGTTTGTGAGTCGTCGGGGGTGGTGCCTGTTGACAAAAAACAATTACTACAGGAATGTTTAGATTTATTGTGCTGAAGCAGAAAGACACAGGAGCCAGGACACAGGACAAAGGACTTGACGTAGGACATTGGAAATTGGACATAGGACAAAAATATGTGAGCCAGTAAATTACCTGTTAAACTTTGGAATGATCAACTGCTGTAGTGATTTATTTTATTTTGAATATACAAGATTTAGTTTAATTGTTAGTTATTGTTCATATAAATTGCTTTCTCCTTGAAATATTTTATTAAATATTCACCAAGTAAAATGCTTATGCTTGTTTTTCTCAAAAAACCGGTTTCGCAATTTGAATATCTCTGTGTAAGGGCGAAATTATCATTTGTGATGCCAATCATGTAACACAATGTATCTGTGTTTTTTAATGCACGATATAGATCAACTCTTACAATTGTATAAAATCGTTCTCCTGAAGAAACACTTGTCCCCGTGAAATCTAATATCGAATCTAGTTCATGTATTTTTTTCAAATCCGAAATTTCAAAGTCAGTGTATTTGTTTTTATCAACTTTTGAATCATATTCTACAAGTGTGCCGAAGTATTTTATAGTTGGAGAATTATCACTTTCTAAGTTTGCACATTGTAGAAAGGGGAATATAATTAGTAACAGGTAAATGCTTTTAATATGCATAATAACCAATTTTACAATATAATTGAAAGTTTTGGCATTTTATTTAAAAAATTCTATATAAAGTTAAAATATTAATATTAATTTAGGAAGCGGACGCTTCATAGAACTTTGCATCAGCCGCGGCTGACGCTATTTTATCAGGGCAGCACAAGCTTCGCTTGTGCTGTTATATAATGAAGATAATTGAGCGATGACTTTATTTAAATTTAATAACCACCATTTATGCGATCCAAATTGTCAATTATCAATTGTCAATTATCAATTACTTCGACCGTATCGCTTCCACCGGGTCCATTTTGGATGCTGTGATTGCGGGAATTATTCCTGCAATTACTCCGATCGCAACTGCAATTGATGTTCCTATTAATGCATTTTTGGGTGATAATAAAAATCCAAAGTCGGTGGCTTTATCGGCCATGAACATTACCAACCAGACCAGAATTAAACCGACGACACAACCGATGAGAGATAAGATAATTGCTTCAATTAAAAATTCGGTGAGTATGAGATAATTTTTTGCGCCGAGTGCTTTTTTTATACCGATAATATTTGTTCTTTCTTTTACACTTACAAACATAATATTGGCAATTCCGAATCCTCCTACCAAAATACTAAATCCTCCGATAATTAATCCTACGATATTTAATACTGCAAACATATCATCCAAGGCATCTGCAGCTAAGGTCACTTCATTTACAGCGAAATCACTTTCTTCCAAAGGATGCAAATTTCTTGCGCTGCGCATGATTGGATAAATTTCATCTTTAATTTCATCTGCAGTGATTCCTTCCTTTGGTTTTACTTCAATTACCGGATCAATAAATCCACTGTTCATATCCACTACCCTTCTGATATAATTAAAAGGCATTATTATCGTATTATCATTGGAAATATCAATTATACTTTCGCCCTCCTTTTCCAATACACCGATAACCTTCATTTTATATTGACGGTCTATTTCCCGTAACCAAATATATTTTCCAACTGCACTGATATTTGGTGGAAATAATTTTTCCGCAACTTCATAACCTAATATTACTACCTCTGAACCTCCAACCGATTCACTGGGAACAAAATATCTTCCATCTTTAAAATTGAGGCTGTAAATTTTATCATACTGTTCTGTAACACCACTAACCTGTACATTTTGCAAGGTATTGTGTTGATATTTTACTTCATCCAGATTCAGCCATACCTCCACACAAACTGCTTCAGCTCCCTCCAGTTTATCGTCGAGCATTTTATATTCCGCATATTTCATGGAAGGCCGCTTAATATAATCCCACCAGGCATATTCCTCATTGCTGAATTGCCATGGCCATTTTTGGATGTAGATCATGTTAGTGCCAAGTTTATCCAAACCACTTTCCATGTTTCTTTTCAAAGAGTCAACGGCACTCAATACCGCGATAATGCAGAATATTCCGATCGACACACCAAGCAGGGAAAGGAAGGTGCGCAGCTTATTATTCTTCAGTTCCTGAAATACAAGAGAGAAGGTTTCGGATATCGTTCTGAGTAAGGCTACCATATTTGCATCAAAGATATTCTTTAGTTTGCATTGATTTCGTTATAATATCGTTAATTTTGCGCCCGCGTTGTAGAAAGTACTGCAAGGCATAAAATTAAAACCCGTAAGTTTTATGAAGTTATCAAAATTCAATTTCGAACTCCCCAAAGACATTATTGCACAACATCCTACTGCCGCTCGTGACGATGCGAAAATGATGGTGGTTCACCGCAAAACAGGCAAGATCGTTCACAAAAAGTTCAAAGACATTCTGGAGTATTTTTCAGAAAATGACGTAATGGTGCTAAACAATACCAAGGTATTTCCAGCCCGTTTATACGGTAGAAAAGAAAAAACAGGTGCCAAGATAGAAGTATTTATGCTTCGTGAATTAAACCGCGAAATGCATTTATGGGACGTATTGGTAGATCCTGCCAGAAAAATTCGCGTTGGAAACAAATTATATTTTGGTGATGATGATATGCTAGTTGCTGAAGTTGTTGACAATACCACCTCACGCGGCAGAACAATTCGTTTTTTACACGATGGTTCCGCAGAAGAATTAAGACGAATTCTCGATATTATGGGCGAAACACCTCTTCCAAAATATATCAAACGCAAACCGGATGAAGACGATAAAGAACGTTACCAAACCGTTTTTGCCAAACATGAAGGCGCTGTTGCCGCTCCTACTGCAGGGATGCACTTTAGTCGCGAATTATTGAAAAGACTCGAAATAAAGGGAATAAATTTTGCCGAATTAACTCTCCATGTTGGTTTAGGTACCTTTAGAAGTATTGATGTGGAAGATCTTTCCAAACACAAAATGGATGCAGAATATTTCAGAGTAGATAAAAGCTGCTGCGATATCGTTAATAAAGGTTTAGAAGAAAATCGCAGAATTTGTGCCATTGGAACAACTACAATGAGAGCCTGCGAGAGTGCAGTATCTGCCTCAGGAAAACTAAAACCGGAAGAAGGATGGACCAATTTATTTATTCATCCTCCTTACGACTTTACCATCTGTAACACAATGGTTACAAATTTCCATTTACCCAAAACAAGCCTCGTGATCATGGTTGCAGCGTTTATGGGATATGACCTGACCATGGAAGCTTACAAAGTTGCTATGAAAGAGAAATATCGATTTTTCTCATACGGAGATGCGATGTTGATTGTGGACTAATGGTGAATGGTGAGTAGGGAGTGGTGAGTATGTTCCCAGTAGAACTTTTAGGTTGAGTCGACAAATGAGTAATGAGTTATGAGTAATGAGTTGGATCCTCGTTGGCCGGATGTTTATACTCCTGACCATTGACTCTTGACTAATGACTCCTGACTCCCGACGCAGATATCAAAAAAACAAAAAATCCCGCCAATTGCGGGATTTTTGCTTTTTGATAGGAATACCTTTAATATTCATCCTCATTGAAATAAAAGTCGTCGTGCGTGGGATAATCGCTCCAGATATCTTCAATACCTTCGTAAAATTCCCCTTCATCTTCGAGTTCCTGTAAGTTTTCAATTACTTCAATAGGTGCTCCGGAACGAATGGCATAGTCAATCAACTCATCCTTTGTAGCCGGCCATGGAGCATCTTCTAAATATGATGCAAGTTCGAGTGTCCAATACATATTTTAACCTCTTTTTTAATTAGGGCGCAAAAATAGATTTTTTTTCCTCTTTTCCAAGCGTTATTGTAAACAATTTACATGAAATTGGAAAATAGTTGGGGAAATGGGAAGTAGGAAGTAGGAAATAGGACATACGACATAGGACATATGACATACGACATAGGACATACGACAAGTATGTCCAGGTATCAGAAATTATTTATCAGGATGTCAATG
The genomic region above belongs to Bacteroidota bacterium and contains:
- a CDS encoding ABC transporter permease, which gives rise to MVALLRTISETFSLVFQELKNNKLRTFLSLLGVSIGIFCIIAVLSAVDSLKRNMESGLDKLGTNMIYIQKWPWQFSNEEYAWWDYIKRPSMKYAEYKMLDDKLEGAEAVCVEVWLNLDEVKYQHNTLQNVQVSGVTEQYDKIYSLNFKDGRYFVPSESVGGSEVVILGYEVAEKLFPPNISAVGKYIWLREIDRQYKMKVIGVLEKEGESIIDISNDNTIIMPFNYIRRVVDMNSGFIDPVIEVKPKEGITADEIKDEIYPIMRSARNLHPLEESDFAVNEVTLAADALDDMFAVLNIVGLIIGGFSILVGGFGIANIMFVSVKERTNIIGIKKALGAKNYLILTEFLIEAIILSLIGCVVGLILVWLVMFMADKATDFGFLLSPKNALIGTSIAVAIGVIAGIIPAITASKMDPVEAIRSK
- a CDS encoding DUF2795 domain-containing protein; amino-acid sequence: MYWTLELASYLEDAPWPATKDELIDYAIRSGAPIEVIENLQELEDEGEFYEGIEDIWSDYPTHDDFYFNEDEY
- the queA gene encoding tRNA preQ1(34) S-adenosylmethionine ribosyltransferase-isomerase QueA → MKLSKFNFELPKDIIAQHPTAARDDAKMMVVHRKTGKIVHKKFKDILEYFSENDVMVLNNTKVFPARLYGRKEKTGAKIEVFMLRELNREMHLWDVLVDPARKIRVGNKLYFGDDDMLVAEVVDNTTSRGRTIRFLHDGSAEELRRILDIMGETPLPKYIKRKPDEDDKERYQTVFAKHEGAVAAPTAGMHFSRELLKRLEIKGINFAELTLHVGLGTFRSIDVEDLSKHKMDAEYFRVDKSCCDIVNKGLEENRRICAIGTTTMRACESAVSASGKLKPEEGWTNLFIHPPYDFTICNTMVTNFHLPKTSLVIMVAAFMGYDLTMEAYKVAMKEKYRFFSYGDAMLIVD